A single region of the Halobacterium wangiae genome encodes:
- a CDS encoding class I SAM-dependent methyltransferase, giving the protein MGHHTFDASRADKLEQPAERYRFLSAEELLWALDLSPTDTVVDLGSGTGFYTDDVAPHAGDVYAVDVQSAMHDYYREKGVPENVELVTTEVSDLPLESETVDAAFSTMTYHEFASDDAVAEIHRVLDDGGRFVVVDWAATGTGDDGPPVDERYTADEAVEALRDGGFTVEHRAVRPETFLLVATVA; this is encoded by the coding sequence ATGGGACACCACACCTTCGACGCCTCGCGAGCGGACAAACTGGAACAACCAGCGGAGCGCTACCGGTTCCTCTCCGCCGAGGAACTGCTGTGGGCGCTCGACCTCTCCCCGACGGACACCGTCGTCGACCTCGGCAGCGGCACCGGGTTCTACACTGACGACGTCGCGCCACACGCCGGCGACGTGTACGCCGTCGACGTCCAGTCGGCGATGCACGACTACTACCGCGAGAAGGGCGTTCCGGAGAACGTCGAACTCGTCACGACGGAGGTGAGCGACCTCCCACTAGAGAGCGAGACCGTCGACGCCGCGTTCTCGACGATGACGTACCACGAGTTCGCGAGCGACGACGCTGTCGCCGAGATTCACCGCGTGCTCGACGACGGCGGTCGGTTCGTCGTCGTCGACTGGGCGGCGACCGGCACGGGCGACGACGGCCCGCCTGTCGACGAACGATACACCGCGGACGAGGCCGTCGAGGCCTTGCGGGACGGCGGGTTCACTGTCGAACACAGGGCCGTCCGGCCGGAAACGTTCCTGCTGGTCGCGACCGTAGCGTAG
- a CDS encoding DUF7509 family protein: MADDDISRSHIRSALGSVPYDGFLVYLMGPYKSFNLEYVLGDAERDDVDVAELPGPLRRLFRNSDRIDEAQATLRRVQGQLRADPGLNAFLAVDVGVDTADVDAATQSVAFARESNVSVFVVPRLGHNFGVGEEAGMVLERLADTHRERMVFLHDADVTSEMIRAANARWDLRVDTYENEAELVKRVRVFSADVMNRELHGDLDGLD; this comes from the coding sequence ATGGCCGACGACGACATCTCGCGCTCGCACATTCGCTCGGCGCTCGGGTCGGTCCCCTACGACGGCTTCCTCGTCTACCTGATGGGGCCGTACAAGTCGTTCAACCTGGAGTACGTCCTCGGCGATGCCGAACGCGATGACGTCGACGTCGCGGAGTTGCCGGGGCCACTTCGGCGCCTCTTCCGGAACAGCGACCGAATCGACGAGGCGCAGGCGACGCTGCGACGGGTGCAGGGACAGTTGCGCGCGGACCCCGGACTGAACGCGTTCCTCGCGGTGGACGTCGGCGTCGACACGGCCGACGTGGACGCCGCGACGCAGTCCGTCGCGTTCGCCAGGGAGAGCAACGTCTCCGTCTTCGTCGTCCCGCGACTCGGCCACAACTTCGGCGTGGGCGAGGAGGCCGGGATGGTGCTCGAACGACTTGCGGACACCCACCGCGAGCGGATGGTGTTCCTCCACGACGCGGACGTGACCAGCGAGATGATCCGGGCTGCGAACGCGCGCTGGGACCTCCGCGTCGATACGTACGAGAACGAGGCGGAACTGGTCAAGCGCGTCCGCGTGTTCAGCGCCGACGTGATGAACCGGGAGTTACACGGCGACCTCGACGGCCTCGACTAG
- a CDS encoding helix-turn-helix domain-containing protein, whose translation MATNEAGGRDAPQNPEELLPATSVLSLQEYLDMQAALGDETRFRVVYTLSHFGDHSPKELQETLELEANTLHYHLQKLVDVGLVEKRKQTTADGDGLFAYYRTTSLGDAILEHGVEELIRREREYRDAYRG comes from the coding sequence ATGGCGACTAACGAGGCGGGCGGACGGGACGCCCCGCAGAACCCCGAGGAGCTGCTCCCCGCGACGAGCGTGCTCTCCCTCCAGGAGTACCTCGACATGCAGGCCGCTCTGGGGGACGAGACGCGGTTCCGGGTCGTCTACACGCTCTCGCACTTCGGCGACCACAGCCCCAAAGAACTTCAGGAGACGCTCGAACTGGAAGCGAACACGCTCCACTACCACCTCCAGAAGCTCGTCGACGTTGGACTCGTGGAGAAACGCAAGCAGACGACGGCCGACGGCGACGGCCTGTTCGCGTACTACCGCACGACGTCGCTCGGCGACGCCATCCTCGAACACGGCGTCGAGGAGCTCATCCGTCGCGAGCGAGAGTACCGCGACGCGTACCGCGGGTAG
- the sod gene encoding superoxide dismutase translates to MSNYELPPLPYDYDALEPHVSEQVLTWHHDTHHQGYVDGWNSAEETLEANRESGDFSDSAGAIRNVTHNGSGHVLHTLFWQSMSPEGGDEPTGSLRDRIEADFGSYEGWKGEFEAAASAAGGWALLVYDSHSEQLRNVVVDKHDQGALWGSHPILALDVWEHSYYYDYGPSRGDFVDAFFEVVDWAEPSTRFEQAVERFE, encoded by the coding sequence ATGTCGAACTACGAACTGCCGCCGCTTCCCTACGACTACGACGCGCTCGAACCGCACGTCAGCGAACAGGTGCTCACGTGGCACCACGACACCCACCACCAGGGCTACGTCGACGGCTGGAACAGCGCCGAAGAGACGCTCGAAGCCAACCGGGAGTCCGGCGACTTCTCGGACTCCGCGGGCGCCATCCGGAACGTCACCCACAACGGCTCCGGGCACGTCCTCCACACGCTGTTCTGGCAGTCGATGAGTCCCGAAGGCGGCGACGAACCCACCGGCTCCCTCCGCGACCGCATCGAGGCGGACTTCGGCTCCTACGAGGGCTGGAAGGGCGAGTTCGAGGCCGCAGCCTCCGCTGCCGGCGGCTGGGCGCTCCTCGTCTACGACAGCCACTCTGAGCAACTCCGGAACGTCGTCGTCGACAAGCACGACCAGGGCGCGCTGTGGGGCTCCCATCCCATCCTGGCGCTCGACGTCTGGGAGCACTCCTACTACTACGACTACGGCCCGTCGCGCGGCGACTTCGTCGACGCCTTCTTCGAGGTCGTCGACTGGGCGGAGCCGTCGACTCGCTTCGAGCAGGCCGTCGAACGCTTCGAGTAA
- a CDS encoding acyl-CoA dehydrogenase family protein, with amino-acid sequence MDFGLTDEQRAIQDEVRRFAENEIVPVASEYDEAEKYPWEVMEKAAEAGLTGPGIPMEYGGAGYSPVETAIIVEELFAADAGIGLSVSSAGFGAEAIIAFGTEDQKERFLEPIATGDAIMGSAISEPDVGSDVSSVSTRAEKDGDEWVINGNKMWITNGSVGDFFVVLCQTDPDASGRYNGFSQIVVESDRDGFEADKITGKLGIRASDTAELILDDVRVPEENLIGTEGGGFLQQMQFFDETRTMVAAQGVGIARGATERALEYAKEREQFGRPISDFQAIKHKLAEMRTQTEAARTITQKSAWSVENRDGQLTALASMAKEFASRIAVEVADEAVQIHGGAGYVNDFDVERFYRDAKITQIYEGTTEIQKNIIAREMLE; translated from the coding sequence ATGGACTTCGGACTCACCGACGAGCAACGAGCCATCCAGGACGAGGTGCGACGATTCGCCGAGAACGAGATCGTCCCCGTCGCCAGCGAGTACGACGAGGCCGAGAAGTACCCTTGGGAGGTCATGGAGAAGGCAGCGGAGGCCGGACTCACGGGGCCGGGCATCCCGATGGAGTACGGCGGCGCCGGCTACTCGCCGGTCGAGACCGCCATCATCGTCGAGGAACTGTTCGCCGCCGACGCCGGCATCGGCCTCTCCGTCTCCAGTGCCGGGTTCGGCGCGGAAGCCATCATCGCGTTCGGCACCGAGGACCAGAAGGAGCGCTTCCTCGAACCTATCGCCACTGGCGACGCCATCATGGGGTCGGCCATCAGCGAACCCGACGTCGGCTCCGACGTCTCCAGCGTCTCGACGCGCGCGGAGAAGGACGGCGACGAGTGGGTCATCAACGGCAACAAGATGTGGATCACGAACGGTTCCGTCGGCGACTTCTTCGTCGTGCTCTGCCAGACCGACCCCGACGCCAGCGGCCGCTACAACGGCTTCAGCCAGATCGTCGTCGAGTCCGACCGCGACGGCTTCGAGGCCGACAAGATCACGGGGAAACTCGGCATCCGCGCCTCCGACACCGCGGAACTCATCCTCGACGACGTCCGCGTCCCCGAGGAGAACCTCATCGGCACGGAGGGCGGCGGGTTCCTCCAGCAGATGCAGTTCTTCGACGAGACCCGGACGATGGTCGCGGCGCAGGGTGTCGGCATCGCCCGCGGCGCCACCGAGCGCGCCCTCGAGTACGCGAAGGAGCGCGAGCAGTTCGGCCGCCCCATCTCGGACTTCCAGGCCATCAAGCACAAGCTCGCCGAGATGCGCACGCAGACGGAAGCAGCCCGCACGATCACCCAGAAGTCCGCCTGGAGCGTCGAGAACCGCGACGGCCAGCTGACCGCGCTCGCGTCGATGGCCAAGGAGTTCGCCTCCCGCATCGCCGTCGAGGTGGCCGACGAGGCCGTCCAGATCCACGGCGGCGCCGGCTACGTCAACGACTTCGACGTCGAGCGGTTCTACCGCGACGCGAAGATCACCCAGATATACGAGGGGACGACGGAGATCCAGAAGAACATCATCGCCCGCGAGATGCTGGAGTAG
- a CDS encoding archaea-specific SMC-related protein — translation MDESAANQPAAHLHARNVGGIDDTDVELDPGVNVLAGRNATNRTSFLQAVMAVVGSDRATLKGDAEEGGVTLELGDEQYERTLTRVGGSVAFGGDPLLDDPELADLFAFLLEDNEARRAVERGDDLREIVVRPVDTAALHREIDRLETEKREIDEELATLDDVSARLENRRLRVADLETEREDRREELSAAREALADVEAPEGEESDALAALKAARSDLEDVRFKLRTERESLESLREQREELREERQSLPASDVDGEDLDARIGELRGRREELEAEVGDLQAIVRFNEEMLEDAGGVHEEIADEVGAGSDGDPSRRSDGGTLTDALLTDEETDVCWTCGTNVERSRIEETVERLQDLRDRKRARKDDLTAELESLTERKREVADVRERRADLEGRLDAVEAEIEERQSRVTDLEAERDELAADVEDLEAAVEDAGGHEMAVDRAKQVNEMEAELDRVEADLADARETVADLEDRLADREALEERRAEIVSELADLRDRVDRVESEAVEAFNDHMATVLEMLDYDNVERIWIERTTKRGRDGRRNVEETVFDLHVVRSNDGTAYEDTVDHLSESEREVTGLVFALAGYLVHDVYETVPFLLLDSLEAIDAERIAALVDYVAEYTEFLVAALLPEDAATVENVDNRVTEI, via the coding sequence ATGGACGAGTCGGCCGCGAACCAGCCCGCGGCACACCTGCACGCGCGTAACGTCGGCGGCATAGACGACACGGACGTCGAACTCGACCCCGGCGTGAACGTGCTCGCGGGCCGGAACGCGACCAACCGGACCTCCTTCCTCCAGGCCGTGATGGCCGTCGTCGGCAGCGATCGCGCCACCCTCAAGGGGGACGCCGAGGAGGGCGGCGTGACCCTCGAACTGGGCGACGAACAGTACGAGCGGACGCTCACTCGCGTCGGTGGCAGCGTCGCCTTCGGTGGCGACCCACTGCTGGACGATCCGGAACTCGCGGACCTGTTCGCGTTCCTCCTCGAGGACAACGAGGCGCGGCGCGCCGTCGAACGCGGGGACGACCTCCGCGAGATCGTCGTTCGACCCGTCGACACCGCGGCACTCCACCGGGAGATCGACCGACTGGAGACCGAGAAACGCGAGATCGACGAGGAACTCGCGACCCTGGACGACGTCTCGGCACGCCTGGAGAACCGCCGGCTGCGCGTAGCCGACCTCGAGACCGAGCGCGAGGACCGTCGCGAAGAACTGTCGGCGGCCCGCGAGGCGCTCGCCGACGTGGAGGCGCCCGAGGGCGAGGAGTCAGACGCGCTGGCGGCGCTGAAGGCCGCGCGGTCGGACCTGGAGGACGTCCGGTTCAAACTCCGGACGGAGCGCGAGAGCCTCGAATCGCTGCGGGAGCAACGAGAGGAACTCCGCGAAGAACGGCAGTCGCTGCCTGCGTCGGACGTCGACGGCGAGGACCTCGACGCTCGCATCGGCGAACTGCGCGGGCGCCGTGAGGAACTGGAGGCGGAGGTCGGGGACCTGCAGGCTATCGTCCGGTTCAACGAGGAGATGCTGGAGGACGCGGGCGGCGTCCACGAGGAGATCGCCGACGAGGTCGGCGCAGGCAGTGATGGCGACCCGAGCCGGCGGTCGGACGGCGGGACGCTGACGGACGCCCTGCTCACGGACGAGGAGACGGACGTCTGCTGGACGTGCGGGACGAACGTGGAGCGCTCGCGCATCGAGGAGACCGTCGAGCGCCTGCAGGACCTCCGCGACCGGAAGCGAGCGCGGAAGGACGACCTGACAGCGGAACTCGAGTCGCTCACCGAGCGCAAACGCGAGGTGGCCGACGTCCGTGAGCGCCGCGCGGACCTCGAGGGGCGACTCGACGCCGTCGAAGCGGAGATCGAAGAGCGCCAGTCGCGCGTGACGGACCTCGAGGCCGAGCGCGACGAACTCGCGGCCGACGTCGAGGACCTGGAGGCGGCTGTCGAGGACGCGGGCGGCCACGAGATGGCTGTCGACCGCGCGAAGCAGGTGAACGAAATGGAGGCCGAACTCGACCGCGTGGAGGCGGACCTCGCCGACGCCCGGGAGACCGTCGCCGACCTCGAGGACCGTCTCGCCGACCGCGAGGCCCTGGAGGAACGCCGCGCAGAGATCGTCTCGGAACTGGCCGACCTCCGGGACCGCGTCGACCGCGTCGAGAGCGAGGCGGTCGAGGCGTTCAACGACCACATGGCGACCGTCCTCGAAATGCTCGACTACGACAACGTCGAACGCATCTGGATCGAGCGCACGACGAAGCGCGGCCGCGACGGTCGGCGCAACGTCGAGGAGACGGTGTTCGACCTCCACGTCGTCCGTTCGAACGACGGCACTGCCTACGAGGACACTGTCGACCACCTCAGCGAGAGCGAGCGGGAGGTGACGGGGCTGGTGTTCGCGCTCGCGGGCTACCTCGTCCACGACGTCTACGAGACTGTCCCCTTCCTCCTGCTGGACTCCCTGGAGGCCATCGACGCCGAGCGCATCGCGGCGCTCGTCGACTACGTCGCGGAGTACACAGAGTTCCTCGTGGCGGCGCTCCTCCCTGAGGACGCCGCGACCGTCGAGAACGTGGACAACCGCGTCACCGAAATCTGA
- the rdfA gene encoding rod-determining factor RdfA gives MSGPETRDPTRCKVGRLIAEYDLEDMGEELERRWTGTGDERASLRVLADEFNRRLLAVALDEVGRNPVAQDVTATYEVLTGDDVSEGVRTQKRLELSRDGVDVEALLEDFVSHQAVHTYLREYRGARREDDADQIERDVETLRRLQARVASVTADAVERSATTGRIDVGAHDVLVNVRVFCQDCGADYDAVELLTRGGCDCEP, from the coding sequence ATGTCAGGCCCGGAGACCCGCGACCCGACGCGCTGCAAAGTCGGCCGTCTCATCGCCGAGTACGACCTCGAGGACATGGGCGAGGAACTCGAACGCCGGTGGACGGGGACGGGCGACGAGCGCGCGAGCCTCCGGGTGCTCGCCGACGAGTTCAACCGCCGCCTGCTCGCGGTGGCACTCGACGAGGTGGGGCGCAACCCCGTAGCGCAGGACGTCACGGCGACCTACGAGGTGTTGACCGGCGACGACGTCAGCGAGGGGGTGCGTACCCAGAAGCGCCTCGAACTGTCCCGGGACGGCGTGGACGTCGAGGCGCTCCTAGAGGACTTCGTTTCCCACCAAGCGGTCCACACCTACCTCCGGGAGTACCGTGGCGCTCGGCGGGAGGACGACGCCGACCAGATCGAGCGAGACGTCGAGACTCTCCGGCGCCTGCAGGCGCGCGTGGCGTCGGTCACGGCGGACGCCGTCGAGCGGTCGGCGACCACCGGACGCATCGACGTCGGCGCCCACGACGTGCTGGTGAACGTCCGCGTGTTCTGTCAGGACTGCGGGGCGGACTACGACGCCGTCGAGTTGCTAACCCGGGGCGGCTGCGACTGCGAACCGTGA
- a CDS encoding sulfatase-like hydrolase/transferase, which yields MVNVTELIRHPFLALRAVNQLYHSRFLQHSYNHSGTDIFAEDWDNLVILDACRFDEFAEVSTMPGNLESRISRGSTSPEFIRGNFGGKQLHDVVYVSGNGWFFKLLDELDVELHAAISVDHEGWDAKPITEKAIEAIAEFPNKRLIVHYMHPHAPYVGPTAEKLFEGYSQPEVFEKIQHRTVSFPDDRLRAAYRENLNYILDHVEEILEAMEGKSVITADHGELLGERCFPLPVKDYDHPPKLHVEELVKVPWLVHQSENRKRIVAESPVGHDQVGDADLEEQLEKLGYLS from the coding sequence ATGGTAAACGTTACAGAACTGATTCGCCATCCGTTCTTGGCCCTTCGAGCAGTGAATCAGCTTTATCACAGTCGATTTCTCCAGCACTCGTACAATCACTCCGGGACAGACATCTTCGCCGAGGACTGGGACAACTTGGTAATACTAGATGCGTGCCGCTTCGACGAGTTCGCGGAAGTATCGACTATGCCAGGAAACCTGGAAAGCCGTATATCTCGAGGTTCAACGTCTCCCGAGTTCATCCGGGGGAACTTTGGGGGAAAACAACTCCACGACGTAGTTTACGTCTCTGGGAATGGATGGTTTTTCAAGCTTTTAGACGAGCTAGATGTCGAACTACACGCCGCCATAAGCGTCGACCACGAAGGCTGGGATGCGAAACCAATTACTGAGAAGGCGATTGAGGCCATAGCTGAGTTCCCGAACAAGCGACTGATTGTGCACTATATGCACCCCCACGCACCCTACGTAGGCCCAACTGCTGAAAAGCTGTTCGAAGGATACAGCCAACCAGAAGTGTTCGAAAAGATACAACACCGCACAGTCTCCTTCCCGGACGACCGCCTTAGAGCAGCTTACAGAGAGAACCTGAATTACATCTTAGATCACGTTGAGGAAATCTTAGAAGCTATGGAAGGTAAGAGTGTGATAACGGCTGATCATGGTGAACTATTGGGGGAGAGATGCTTTCCTTTGCCAGTGAAGGATTACGATCACCCGCCAAAACTTCACGTAGAAGAACTCGTCAAAGTCCCCTGGCTAGTTCATCAATCGGAGAATCGCAAACGAATCGTAGCAGAATCACCAGTTGGCCACGACCAAGTTGGCGACGCAGATCTCGAAGAACAGTTGGAGAAGTTGGGTTACTTATCATAG
- a CDS encoding GNAT family N-acetyltransferase — translation MELTAATGEDVPAVADLWEALAAEQRDHGSHLLAAENHQQAQELIAQYVHTGGVAVARQHGRRVGFVMFHVETGLYETDTKRGVVDNLYVVPGARDDGVGSALLDHAEAELRERGAGVLAVEALWDNEGARRLYERRGYDRHRVTFERPAESDTHTKDPD, via the coding sequence ATGGAGCTGACGGCCGCGACGGGCGAGGACGTCCCGGCCGTCGCCGACCTGTGGGAGGCGCTCGCCGCCGAACAGCGCGACCACGGCTCGCACCTCCTCGCCGCGGAGAACCACCAGCAGGCACAGGAACTCATCGCGCAGTACGTCCACACCGGCGGCGTCGCGGTGGCGCGCCAGCACGGTCGACGCGTCGGCTTCGTGATGTTCCACGTCGAGACCGGGCTGTACGAGACGGACACGAAGCGCGGCGTCGTCGACAACCTCTACGTCGTTCCCGGGGCGCGCGACGACGGCGTCGGGTCGGCCCTGCTCGACCACGCGGAGGCAGAACTGCGCGAACGGGGTGCCGGCGTGCTCGCCGTCGAGGCGCTGTGGGACAACGAGGGCGCGCGTCGCCTGTACGAACGGCGGGGGTACGACCGCCACCGGGTCACGTTCGAACGGCCGGCCGAAAGCGATACGCACACAAAGGACCCCGACTAA
- a CDS encoding phosphoglycerate kinase: MAIRTLDDLPAADAAVGVRVDINSPLADDDSLADDARLRAHVDTLSELLDAGARVAVLAHQGRPGGDEFARLESHADRLDELLDHDVDYCDATFSADARDAIDALDSGEAVLLENTRFYSEEYMEFDPARAAETFLVSRLSPALDAYVNDAFAASHRSQPSLVGFPELLDSYAGRVMEEELDVLGAIEETPTPRTYVVGGAKVPDSVAVAEHALENGLAETVLCTGVVANIFLAADGVDVGRRSTELIHDNGYEAEIETAEALLESHGDSILLPVDVAVARDGERCELPVSELPPRDDEAVMDLGSDTVEAYADVLAETGTAILNGPAGVFEDELFADGTRGLYEAATRAEYTIVGGGDTAAAIRKFGLSGFDHISTGGGAALRMLTGEPLAAVEALR; this comes from the coding sequence ATGGCGATACGGACCCTCGACGACCTCCCGGCGGCCGACGCTGCGGTCGGTGTTCGGGTCGACATCAACAGTCCGCTCGCGGACGACGACTCGCTGGCCGACGACGCTCGCCTGCGGGCTCACGTCGACACGCTGTCCGAGTTGCTCGACGCTGGCGCGCGCGTCGCGGTGCTCGCCCACCAGGGTCGACCCGGCGGCGACGAGTTCGCGCGCCTCGAATCGCACGCCGACCGCCTCGACGAACTACTCGACCACGACGTCGACTACTGCGACGCCACGTTCAGCGCGGACGCCCGGGACGCCATCGACGCCCTCGACTCGGGCGAAGCGGTGCTCCTCGAGAACACTCGCTTCTACAGCGAGGAGTACATGGAGTTCGACCCGGCGCGCGCCGCGGAGACGTTCCTCGTCTCCCGGCTCTCCCCCGCCCTCGACGCGTACGTCAACGACGCGTTCGCGGCGTCCCACCGATCGCAGCCCTCGCTCGTCGGCTTCCCCGAACTCCTCGACTCGTACGCGGGGCGCGTGATGGAGGAAGAACTCGACGTCCTCGGCGCCATCGAGGAGACGCCGACCCCGCGGACGTACGTCGTCGGCGGCGCGAAGGTCCCGGATTCGGTGGCCGTCGCGGAACACGCACTCGAGAACGGCCTCGCGGAGACCGTCCTCTGCACTGGCGTCGTCGCGAACATCTTCCTCGCGGCCGACGGCGTCGACGTCGGTCGCCGGAGCACGGAACTCATCCACGATAACGGGTACGAGGCGGAGATCGAGACCGCAGAGGCCCTGCTCGAGTCACACGGCGACAGCATCCTCCTCCCCGTCGACGTAGCCGTCGCGCGCGACGGCGAACGATGCGAACTTCCGGTCTCGGAGCTCCCGCCCCGTGACGACGAGGCCGTGATGGACCTCGGGAGCGACACCGTCGAGGCGTACGCGGACGTCCTCGCGGAGACCGGCACCGCCATCCTGAACGGTCCCGCGGGCGTCTTCGAGGACGAACTGTTCGCCGACGGCACTCGCGGCCTCTACGAGGCCGCCACGCGAGCGGAGTACACCATCGTCGGCGGCGGCGACACCGCGGCCGCCATCCGGAAGTTCGGCCTCTCGGGATTCGACCACATCAGCACCGGTGGCGGCGCCGCGCTCCGCATGCTCACCGGCGAACCGCTGGCCGCCGTGGAGGCGCTGCGCTGA
- a CDS encoding CBS domain-containing protein gives MPQLPLRDVMSHEFVGVSESDPLLDAVELMRAENTTSAVVLRGNQPVGLVTTEGVLDLLLDDARFADTTVSDVMRETPEMLPPDAVVSDAANAMGRTGDPRVLVTDGNGVRGIVEARDIAPTVTGPAREQSPEAVSAGASQHSGSEFGDGSSRDDFTGTQTDYAEQGVCESCGGLTGELVSVNGQLLCIECRSV, from the coding sequence ATGCCTCAATTACCCCTCAGGGACGTCATGTCCCACGAGTTCGTCGGTGTGAGCGAGTCCGACCCGTTGCTCGACGCGGTCGAGTTGATGCGCGCGGAGAACACCACCAGCGCGGTTGTACTCCGGGGCAACCAACCCGTCGGCCTGGTCACCACGGAGGGGGTCCTCGACCTGCTCCTCGACGACGCGCGCTTCGCCGACACGACCGTCTCGGACGTCATGCGGGAGACGCCGGAGATGCTACCACCGGACGCCGTGGTCTCGGACGCGGCGAACGCGATGGGGCGAACCGGCGACCCGCGAGTTCTCGTGACCGACGGGAACGGCGTCCGTGGCATCGTCGAGGCCCGGGACATCGCTCCCACGGTCACCGGGCCCGCGCGCGAGCAGTCTCCGGAGGCGGTGAGTGCGGGCGCGAGCCAGCACTCCGGCAGCGAGTTCGGCGACGGGTCGTCACGCGACGACTTCACCGGAACCCAGACCGACTACGCCGAACAGGGCGTCTGCGAGAGCTGTGGCGGACTCACGGGGGAACTGGTCTCCGTCAACGGGCAACTGCTCTGCATCGAGTGTCGCTCCGTCTGA
- the udk gene encoding uridine kinase, with the protein MTIPSFVVGIAGGTGAGKTTVAHEVTENVGEAVTLIPLDNYYADLGHMDFEERAEVNYDHPSAFEWELLRDHLDSLLSGQPVEMPQYNFEEHLREDERVTVEPTDVIVLEGILALYDERVNEMLDLHIYVETDADVRILRRIERDVVDRGRDLEGVMEQYLSTVKPMHEQFIEPTKKDADIIIPEGANSVAVNLLEEKVAAESREMAAWAAREEDGERYTDSGRPVGDTK; encoded by the coding sequence ATGACCATCCCGTCGTTCGTCGTCGGCATCGCGGGGGGAACCGGGGCCGGGAAGACGACGGTCGCACACGAGGTGACGGAGAACGTCGGGGAGGCGGTCACACTCATCCCGCTCGACAACTACTACGCCGACCTCGGCCACATGGACTTCGAGGAGCGCGCCGAGGTCAACTACGACCACCCGTCGGCGTTCGAGTGGGAGTTGCTCCGCGACCACCTCGACAGCCTCCTCTCCGGGCAGCCCGTCGAGATGCCCCAGTACAACTTCGAGGAACACCTCCGGGAGGACGAACGCGTCACCGTCGAACCGACCGACGTCATCGTCCTGGAGGGCATCCTCGCGCTGTACGACGAGCGGGTCAACGAGATGCTCGACCTCCACATCTACGTCGAGACGGACGCCGACGTCCGCATCCTCCGCCGTATCGAGCGCGACGTCGTCGACCGCGGCCGCGACCTCGAGGGCGTCATGGAGCAGTACCTCTCGACGGTGAAGCCGATGCACGAGCAGTTCATCGAACCGACGAAGAAGGACGCCGACATCATCATCCCGGAGGGCGCGAACTCCGTCGCGGTGAACCTCCTCGAGGAGAAGGTGGCGGCCGAGAGTCGCGAGATGGCCGCGTGGGCCGCTCGCGAAGAGGACGGCGAGCGCTACACCGACAGCGGGCGACCCGTCGGCGACACGAAGTAG
- a CDS encoding DUF5785 family protein — MAEMEDPSGRNWIHDPDGEKGSEGGRNYGLAVLSKMTDEHGDFPLDAAAFVEEYGDWPIRLNHRRVVSVADIFEHVEVDEFETKVDFHKKVGAALRRGNYLEYHPTA, encoded by the coding sequence ATGGCAGAGATGGAAGACCCTTCGGGGCGGAACTGGATTCACGACCCGGACGGGGAGAAGGGTAGCGAGGGCGGCCGCAACTACGGGCTCGCAGTGCTCTCGAAGATGACCGACGAGCACGGGGACTTCCCGCTGGACGCGGCGGCGTTCGTCGAGGAGTACGGCGACTGGCCGATTCGATTGAACCACCGACGTGTCGTCTCGGTCGCGGACATCTTCGAGCACGTCGAGGTCGACGAGTTCGAGACGAAAGTCGACTTCCACAAGAAGGTCGGGGCGGCGCTTCGCCGGGGCAACTACCTGGAGTACCACCCGACCGCGTAG